Proteins found in one Fulvitalea axinellae genomic segment:
- the hpt gene encoding hypoxanthine phosphoribosyltransferase has protein sequence MMKVKDKEFVSYIEPERLAQRIAELGNKIDEDYAGKNPLFIAVLNGSFMFAADLLREVDTPSEISFMKLASYSEMRSTGNVKEVIGLSENIFNRHVIIIEDIVDTGNTMVHLHDVLEELGPASIEVASLLFKPEAYTKKINIKYVGFDIPNKFVVGYGLDYDGYGRNLDAIYQLA, from the coding sequence ATGATGAAAGTCAAGGATAAGGAGTTCGTCAGTTACATTGAACCAGAAAGATTAGCGCAGAGGATTGCGGAGCTGGGAAATAAGATTGACGAGGACTATGCGGGGAAAAATCCCTTGTTCATCGCCGTCCTGAACGGTTCGTTCATGTTTGCCGCCGATTTACTAAGGGAAGTTGACACTCCTTCGGAAATTTCGTTCATGAAGCTGGCCTCTTATAGCGAGATGCGTAGCACGGGAAATGTCAAGGAAGTCATCGGACTTAGCGAGAACATCTTCAACCGTCACGTAATTATCATCGAGGACATCGTGGATACCGGCAACACCATGGTCCACCTGCACGATGTACTGGAAGAACTTGGACCCGCCTCAATCGAGGTTGCTTCTCTGCTTTTCAAGCCTGAAGCTTACACCAAGAAAATTAATATCAAGTACGTCGGATTCGACATTCCGAACAAGTTCGTGGTGGGTTACGGCCTCGACTACGACGGATACGGACGAAATCTCGACGCGATTTACCAACTGGCTTAA
- a CDS encoding adenylate kinase, with the protein MLNIVLFGPPGAGKGTQSEKIIEKYDLCHISTGDLFRKHLGEGTELGKLAQKYMDNGNLVPDEVVIDMVDAKLQETKDVKGFIFDGFPRTVAQAEALDKLLNAKETPISGMIALEVEDDELRNRILERGKSSGRADDQSVEKINNRINVYKSETKPVADYYNEQGKFRAIDGVGSIDRIFGDIATEIDKL; encoded by the coding sequence ATGTTGAATATCGTATTGTTCGGCCCTCCGGGCGCCGGCAAAGGGACTCAAAGCGAAAAGATCATCGAGAAGTACGACCTGTGCCATATCTCTACCGGAGATCTTTTCCGTAAGCACTTGGGCGAAGGGACGGAACTTGGGAAGTTGGCCCAGAAATACATGGACAACGGTAACTTGGTGCCTGACGAGGTCGTGATCGACATGGTTGACGCCAAGCTGCAGGAAACTAAAGACGTTAAAGGTTTCATCTTTGACGGATTCCCTCGTACTGTAGCTCAAGCCGAAGCGCTGGACAAGCTTCTCAACGCCAAAGAGACGCCTATCTCAGGCATGATCGCTTTGGAAGTGGAAGACGACGAACTCCGCAACCGCATTTTGGAACGTGGCAAAAGCTCTGGCCGTGCCGACGACCAAAGCGTTGAAAAAATCAACAACCGCATCAACGTTTACAAAAGCGAGACTAAGCCCGTAGCTGATTATTACAACGAGCAAGGCAAATTCCGCGCTATCGACGGCGTTGGATCTATCGACAGAATTTTCGGCGACATTGCGACCGAAATCGACAAGCTTTAA